Proteins encoded in a region of the Benincasa hispida cultivar B227 chromosome 2, ASM972705v1, whole genome shotgun sequence genome:
- the LOC120071374 gene encoding cysteine proteinase inhibitor A-like, whose protein sequence is MATVGGIKEVPGNENSIEIDDLARFAVDEHNKKENALLEFSKVVKVKEQVVSGTLYHITLEASEGGQKKVYEAKIWVKQWENFKQLQEFKLVGDGSVGSSA, encoded by the exons ATGGCGACTGTTGGAGGTATCAAGGAAGTTCCTGGAAACGAGAACAGCATCGAGATTGATGATCTTGCTCGTTTTGCTGTTGACGAACACAACAAGAAAGAG AATGCGCTTCTGGAATTCAGCAAGGTTGTGAAGGTGAAGGAGCAGGTGGTTTCTGGCACACTTTATCACATAACCCTTGAGGCAAGTGAGGGAGGTCAGAAGAAGGTTTATGAAGCCAAGATTTGGGTGAAGCAGTGGGAGAATTTTAAGCAGCTTCAAGAGTTCAAGCTTGTTGGTGATGGATCTGTGGGCTCCTCTGCTTAG